A single genomic interval of Flammeovirga agarivorans harbors:
- a CDS encoding 5' nucleotidase, NT5C type, whose protein sequence is MDNKKILYIDLDGVTVDYQPSENKTKEGFFLEMSPIENALTSIRKLASHYNVYFLSTAPWSNPNAWKEKRLWIEKHFGDDFKKRLILSHNKHLNKGDYLIDDRPHANGADQFEGELIHFGSEQFKDWQAVLNYLL, encoded by the coding sequence ATGGATAATAAAAAAATTCTATATATCGATTTAGACGGTGTAACTGTGGATTACCAACCCTCAGAAAATAAAACAAAAGAGGGCTTCTTTTTGGAAATGTCTCCTATCGAAAATGCCCTTACTAGTATTAGAAAGCTAGCCTCACATTACAATGTTTACTTTCTATCTACTGCCCCTTGGTCAAATCCCAATGCATGGAAAGAAAAACGATTATGGATAGAAAAGCACTTTGGAGATGATTTCAAGAAAAGGTTAATTCTGAGTCATAACAAGCACCTTAACAAAGGAGATTATTTAATTGATGACCGCCCTCATGCCAATGGTGCTGATCAGTTTGAAGGTGAATTGATACATTTTGGAAGCGAACAATTTAAAGATTGGCAGGCTGTTCTTAATTACCTGCTTTGA